A single Tenacibaculum sp. 190524A02b DNA region contains:
- a CDS encoding tryptophan 7-halogenase translates to MTQETEIVIIGGGIAGCIAALSLADTFKVTIIDKLEKPMERVGESLAPAAQRILKQLGLLSTNEESIENGLYINNIGMQSYWGSDAVQFVDHLKNPDGCSLSLDRQQFESYLRSCVVKKGITCFWGYRFFNASLEKSNWNLTIKNDDQKNRKEYKITSKLVIDATGRGSHFSRSIGIKRLTFDQLISCWISLPNTATNTMSTIVSDALGWWYSAVTPNNKRVLSFQTDPDLVSRTTFKHKTDFLKLVASNSKMQPLITNVSINDINFHGTVSANSTRLLQPSGKQWIALGDAAISFDPLSSQGMFNAMATAMQVTDLLIANNFIHQYNTEKMAQFSYLYSQQIEAIWQHYLKHKSLFYTTEKRWNKHPFWQRRQEEVTVKV, encoded by the coding sequence ATGACACAAGAAACAGAAATAGTTATTATTGGTGGTGGCATTGCAGGTTGTATAGCTGCACTTTCTTTAGCTGATACGTTTAAAGTAACTATTATAGATAAGCTAGAAAAACCTATGGAACGTGTTGGAGAATCTTTAGCTCCTGCTGCACAACGTATTTTGAAACAGTTAGGGCTTCTTTCTACGAATGAAGAATCGATTGAAAATGGATTGTATATTAACAATATAGGAATGCAATCGTATTGGGGAAGTGATGCTGTACAATTTGTAGATCATTTAAAAAATCCTGATGGTTGTTCCCTTAGTCTAGATCGTCAACAGTTTGAAAGCTATTTAAGAAGCTGTGTGGTTAAAAAAGGAATTACTTGTTTTTGGGGCTATCGTTTTTTTAATGCTTCCTTAGAAAAATCAAACTGGAACCTTACTATAAAAAATGACGATCAGAAAAACAGAAAGGAGTATAAAATTACTTCTAAGTTAGTGATTGATGCTACTGGTAGAGGGAGTCATTTTTCCCGTAGCATAGGTATTAAACGGTTAACTTTTGATCAATTAATTTCTTGCTGGATAAGTTTACCTAATACCGCTACTAATACCATGAGTACTATTGTTTCTGACGCTTTAGGTTGGTGGTATAGCGCTGTAACTCCTAATAATAAAAGGGTTTTATCTTTTCAAACCGATCCTGATTTAGTATCACGAACTACTTTTAAACACAAAACTGATTTTTTAAAATTAGTAGCTTCTAATTCTAAAATGCAACCACTCATTACTAACGTTTCTATTAATGACATTAATTTCCATGGTACTGTAAGTGCTAATTCTACCCGACTACTTCAACCTTCTGGTAAACAATGGATTGCTTTAGGTGATGCGGCAATTAGTTTTGACCCACTTTCTTCTCAGGGTATGTTTAATGCCATGGCTACCGCCATGCAAGTAACTGATTTATTAATTGCTAATAATTTTATACACCAATATAATACTGAAAAAATGGCGCAGTTTTCATACTTATATTCACAACAAATTGAAGCTATTTGGCAACATTACTTAAAACATAAATCGTTATTCTACACTACTGAAAAACGTTGGAATAAGCATCCTTTTTGGCAACGAAGACAAGAGGAAGTTACTGTAAAAGTGTAA
- a CDS encoding nucleoside deaminase translates to MNKHEEYMSEAVKAALKGMSNNEGGPFGCIIVKDGEIVGRGNNKVTSTNDPTAHAEVTAIRDACKNLGSFQLDGCIVYTSCEPCPMCLGAIYWSRPDKVFYGSNQQDAANIGFDDEFIYKEIPLPYEKRSIPFEQIGRDIALEPFQKWSQKDDKIEY, encoded by the coding sequence ATGAATAAACACGAAGAATATATGAGTGAAGCTGTAAAAGCAGCTTTAAAGGGAATGAGCAATAATGAAGGTGGGCCTTTTGGATGTATTATTGTTAAAGATGGTGAAATTGTTGGTAGAGGAAATAACAAAGTAACTTCTACAAATGATCCTACTGCACATGCTGAAGTAACTGCTATTCGTGATGCATGTAAAAATTTAGGTTCGTTTCAATTAGATGGTTGTATCGTATACACGTCTTGTGAGCCTTGCCCAATGTGCTTAGGTGCTATTTATTGGTCACGTCCTGATAAAGTATTTTATGGAAGTAATCAACAAGATGCTGCTAATATTGGGTTTGATGACGAGTTTATTTACAAAGAAATTCCATTGCCTTATGAGAAAAGAAGTATACCTTTTGAGCAAATTGGCAGAGATATTGCCTTAGAGCCTTTTCAAAAATGGTCACAAAAAGATGATAAAATAGAATACTAA
- a CDS encoding aldose 1-epimerase family protein — MVTLENESLTVELTTLGAELTKIYSKETQLDYLWKGDASFWKRHAPILFPIVGKLKNNTYSINNKEYQLTQHGFARDEVFSIASQSNTQITFELSHSLKTLDKYPFKFTLQVSYKLIAQQIEVIYKVLNTDTKAIYFSIGAHPAFNCPLTPNSSFHDYYVEFEQKETPTQLSLDPSTGFRNGESNQVSIGKQLPLNYDLFKNDAVIFEDIQSQKVSLKSTKHSHGIHLYIPNWEYLAFWTKRENTPFICFEPWLGITDGEDSTGNFKGKKGIIELPTTNTFESTYTFEFF, encoded by the coding sequence ATGGTTACTTTAGAAAACGAATCCTTAACGGTAGAATTAACAACTTTAGGCGCCGAGCTTACCAAAATTTATTCTAAAGAAACCCAATTAGATTACTTATGGAAGGGTGACGCTTCTTTTTGGAAGCGCCACGCTCCTATTTTATTTCCTATTGTTGGTAAGTTAAAAAATAATACGTACTCTATAAATAATAAAGAATACCAACTAACACAACATGGATTTGCCAGAGATGAAGTATTTTCAATAGCTTCTCAATCCAATACACAAATCACTTTTGAGTTATCACACTCTTTAAAAACACTTGATAAATACCCTTTTAAATTTACTTTACAGGTGAGCTATAAATTGATAGCACAACAAATAGAAGTAATTTATAAGGTACTTAATACGGATACAAAAGCTATTTATTTTTCTATAGGCGCACATCCTGCCTTCAATTGTCCTCTTACACCTAACAGTTCTTTTCACGATTATTATGTTGAATTTGAACAAAAAGAAACACCTACTCAACTAAGTTTAGATCCATCTACTGGCTTTAGAAATGGAGAAAGTAATCAGGTAAGTATAGGTAAACAATTGCCACTCAACTACGATTTATTTAAAAACGATGCTGTTATTTTTGAAGATATACAGTCTCAAAAAGTTTCCTTAAAATCTACCAAGCACTCTCACGGAATTCATTTATACATCCCTAATTGGGAATATTTAGCTTTTTGGACTAAAAGAGAAAATACGCCTTTTATTTGTTTTGAACCTTGGTTGGGTATTACCGATGGTGAAGATAGTACTGGAAACTTTAAGGGTAAAAAAGGAATTATAGAATTACCTACTACCAATACATTTGAGAGTACTTATACTTTTGAATTCTTTTAA
- a CDS encoding Crp/Fnr family transcriptional regulator, with amino-acid sequence MNRNFLTQCYPNLDKKLLLEIEKYAYIKKFNNHEYVVKQNQTINHLPVVIDGTIKVFSEEDTVPFLLYFLTSGESCIFSFTHIINSSPAEFSAITESNATLLMIPVEYVKLWILQYPSFSNIIIANYQKHYSDLLNTTKQIIGNTLEQRLIDYLKKKVTLEKTDILSISHQEIANDLGTSREVVTRLLKKLNNNQQVQQIGRKIKVF; translated from the coding sequence ATGAATCGTAATTTTCTAACACAATGCTATCCTAACCTTGATAAAAAGTTATTACTGGAAATAGAGAAGTATGCTTATATTAAAAAGTTTAATAACCATGAATATGTTGTAAAACAAAATCAAACAATTAACCATTTACCAGTTGTAATTGATGGTACAATTAAAGTATTTAGTGAAGAAGATACTGTTCCATTTTTATTATACTTTCTTACTTCTGGTGAATCTTGTATTTTTAGTTTTACACATATTATAAATAGTTCTCCTGCTGAATTTTCTGCTATTACAGAGTCTAATGCTACCTTATTAATGATTCCTGTAGAATATGTAAAGTTATGGATTCTACAATACCCTTCTTTTAGTAACATTATAATTGCCAATTATCAAAAACATTATTCCGACCTTTTAAATACAACAAAACAAATTATTGGTAATACTTTAGAACAACGATTAATTGATTACTTAAAAAAGAAAGTTACTCTTGAAAAAACTGATATCCTTTCTATTTCTCATCAAGAAATTGCAAATGATCTAGGTACTTCAAGAGAAGTTGTTACTCGACTGTTAAAAAAATTAAATAATAACCAACAAGTACAACAAATAGGTCGTAAAATAAAAGTATTCTAA
- a CDS encoding nuclear transport factor 2 family protein — protein MKKLLLVSLTFLVMACAKTTKKTSEVTDKKEIITIMKAQEKAWSNHDLEGFMEGYWKSDSLKFYGSNGLTYGWKKTLENYKKGYPTKEYSGTLNFKINDISKIKEEAYYVMGEYHLTRKVGDANGVFMIIFKKINGEWKIVADTSC, from the coding sequence ATGAAAAAACTATTACTCGTAAGCCTTACATTTCTAGTGATGGCTTGTGCTAAAACTACTAAAAAAACATCTGAAGTAACAGATAAAAAAGAAATTATTACCATAATGAAAGCACAAGAAAAAGCATGGTCTAACCATGATTTGGAAGGATTTATGGAAGGATATTGGAAAAGTGATTCTCTTAAGTTTTATGGAAGTAATGGGTTAACTTATGGATGGAAAAAAACATTAGAAAACTATAAAAAAGGATATCCTACCAAAGAATATTCAGGAACATTAAATTTTAAAATTAATGATATCTCTAAGATTAAAGAGGAAGCTTATTATGTAATGGGAGAGTATCATTTAACTCGTAAAGTAGGAGATGCAAATGGTGTCTTTATGATTATTTTTAAGAAGATTAATGGAGAGTGGAAAATTGTAGCTGATACTTCTTGCTAA
- a CDS encoding cupin domain-containing protein has translation MNTIDQIIKKLDLQPHPEGGFFKETYRSNGEINTDSLSGAYNGKRNYATCIYFLLTSDNFSALHKINQDEIWHFYDGSPIRLHMISDKGVHSEHIIGNDFSKGEVPQFVVPGGYWFGAEVVEKDSFSLVGCTVSPGFSFDDFVLKSKKELLELFPNQEAIITKLTHS, from the coding sequence ATGAACACAATTGATCAAATAATTAAAAAACTTGATTTACAGCCACATCCTGAAGGTGGCTTTTTTAAAGAAACTTATAGAAGTAATGGTGAAATTAATACTGATAGTTTAAGTGGAGCATATAATGGTAAACGAAATTATGCTACTTGTATCTATTTTTTACTTACTTCAGATAATTTTTCTGCCCTTCATAAAATTAACCAAGATGAAATTTGGCATTTTTATGACGGATCTCCTATTCGTTTACACATGATTTCAGACAAAGGAGTACATTCTGAACATATTATAGGTAATGATTTTTCAAAAGGCGAAGTTCCCCAATTTGTGGTTCCTGGTGGTTATTGGTTTGGTGCTGAAGTTGTAGAAAAAGATAGTTTTTCTTTAGTAGGTTGCACCGTTTCTCCTGGGTTTAGTTTTGATGATTTTGTATTAAAATCTAAAAAGGAGCTCCTAGAGTTATTTCCAAATCAAGAAGCTATTATTACAAAACTTACCCATTCCTAA
- a CDS encoding LodA/GoxA family CTQ-dependent oxidase, with translation MTTSLHDNEIDQTIVKAAIYPPIGIMRVGNSVNEYFIGPLVDNPTPKTDPYAYRDELGALKRQAAQFRIYGLNAAGQAVKELNSDNAIISWSSHLANQKASWYQFQIALDIPEAADAPPSFLRNIDVKDRKDLLIDGGSQTVSGVNVDSGATFKGSFMGKSVYLGEMRTDDKGRLLMLGGHGTSENINGDIAITFANNEGWYDDTSDGPVTASVKYGAQILEVDPAWVVCAPPDYAPMQKSVRTMWDLMRDVAVKSKMLPRPERPSFTKDILPIFQRMTDLQWVNAGFAGGFGFGGPFNYTSEEWIARLGNPSTAYTEMRRTISNNFRRIDVSGAEAPQLWPWLYGDAISIPTTGSVRQHATLSGLQLEFLDQWVKGDFDADYNPNASTPTNIDDIPVTEQPDMLTKAAMEFCLADAFHPGCEMTWPMRTSGMYMAPFRLKHAPKTPPVNTIYYGPTMTTDTLTLAKGPLLNGQVAGGITRWMAIPWQTDTASCRDGYTAPYDPYLPTFWPARVPNNILNETDYAKTIDPNLAEPERIDAFATRPDWLNDLPLDGQPANYTNQINSMVKYFDKLAVVQKRPGVTGDANFPKEMQVGIVPSSKQDAALIAATLDDLNTIVNSKALNADTQKALQTAVEKLSHENLLNEQLLIESAKGDLIALVHDEMKDFEATPNIVNTMGMLASKLHDIDEVKALATAAPEKVEVGIPEKMSRFSRFIPK, from the coding sequence ATGACTACCTCTTTACATGACAATGAGATTGACCAAACTATTGTAAAAGCAGCTATTTATCCGCCAATTGGTATTATGCGTGTTGGAAATAGTGTTAATGAATACTTTATAGGCCCGTTAGTAGATAATCCAACTCCTAAAACCGATCCGTATGCTTATAGAGATGAATTAGGCGCGTTAAAAAGACAAGCAGCACAGTTTAGAATCTACGGTTTAAATGCTGCCGGACAAGCGGTAAAAGAATTAAACTCAGACAATGCTATTATTAGCTGGAGTAGCCATTTAGCTAATCAAAAAGCTTCTTGGTATCAATTTCAAATTGCTTTGGATATTCCTGAAGCTGCCGACGCACCTCCTTCTTTTTTAAGAAATATTGATGTTAAAGATAGAAAGGACTTATTAATTGATGGTGGTTCACAAACTGTTAGTGGTGTAAATGTAGATAGCGGTGCTACTTTTAAAGGTAGTTTTATGGGGAAATCTGTATATCTTGGTGAAATGCGTACGGATGACAAAGGACGCTTATTAATGTTAGGAGGACATGGTACATCTGAAAACATCAATGGAGATATTGCCATTACCTTTGCTAATAATGAAGGTTGGTATGACGATACCTCTGATGGGCCAGTAACAGCTTCCGTTAAATATGGTGCACAAATATTAGAAGTAGATCCTGCTTGGGTTGTGTGTGCTCCGCCAGATTATGCTCCTATGCAAAAATCTGTACGTACCATGTGGGACTTAATGCGAGATGTTGCCGTAAAATCAAAAATGTTACCGCGTCCAGAACGTCCATCTTTTACAAAAGACATCTTACCTATTTTTCAACGTATGACTGATTTACAATGGGTAAATGCAGGTTTTGCTGGTGGTTTTGGTTTTGGAGGGCCATTTAATTATACTTCTGAAGAATGGATTGCTCGTTTAGGAAATCCTTCTACTGCTTATACTGAAATGCGAAGAACTATTTCTAATAACTTTAGAAGAATCGACGTTTCGGGTGCAGAAGCACCTCAATTATGGCCTTGGTTATATGGTGATGCTATTAGTATTCCCACTACAGGCTCTGTACGTCAGCACGCTACTTTATCTGGTTTACAATTGGAGTTTTTAGATCAATGGGTAAAAGGAGATTTTGATGCCGATTACAATCCTAATGCATCAACCCCTACTAACATTGATGACATTCCAGTAACTGAACAGCCTGATATGTTAACCAAAGCTGCTATGGAATTTTGTTTGGCAGATGCTTTTCATCCTGGTTGTGAAATGACATGGCCTATGCGTACTTCTGGAATGTATATGGCGCCTTTTCGTTTAAAACATGCGCCTAAAACACCTCCTGTAAATACTATTTATTATGGACCAACTATGACTACAGATACATTAACTTTAGCAAAAGGGCCTTTATTAAACGGTCAGGTAGCTGGAGGAATTACGCGTTGGATGGCTATTCCTTGGCAAACCGATACGGCTAGTTGTAGAGATGGATATACAGCGCCGTATGATCCATACTTACCTACTTTTTGGCCAGCAAGAGTACCAAATAATATTTTAAATGAAACGGATTACGCAAAAACTATTGATCCGAATTTAGCAGAACCAGAAAGAATTGATGCTTTTGCTACGCGCCCTGATTGGTTGAATGATTTACCTTTAGATGGACAACCTGCTAATTATACCAATCAGATTAATAGCATGGTTAAGTATTTTGATAAGTTAGCGGTGGTGCAAAAACGTCCTGGGGTAACTGGTGATGCTAACTTCCCTAAAGAAATGCAAGTAGGTATTGTACCTAGCTCAAAACAAGATGCTGCTTTAATAGCCGCTACCTTAGACGATTTAAATACTATTGTAAATAGTAAAGCTTTAAATGCGGATACTCAAAAAGCGCTTCAAACTGCTGTTGAAAAGCTTTCTCATGAGAATTTATTAAATGAACAACTTTTAATAGAAAGTGCCAAAGGAGATTTAATAGCTTTAGTACATGATGAAATGAAAGATTTTGAAGCTACCCCTAATATTGTAAACACCATGGGTATGTTAGCTTCTAAGCTACATGATATTGATGAAGTAAAAGCGTTAGCTACTGCTGCACCGGAGAAAGTTGAAGTAGGTATTCCTGAAAAAATGTCTCGTTTTTCAAGGTTTATCCCTAAATAG
- a CDS encoding hexameric tyrosine-coordinated heme protein translates to MSVQTILVPNNSLITKTPEEGRALAVKMARLIIKLTQPDAEIRDQLRPTYANDAAMLIAIGQTIATEFATIAKANNYWK, encoded by the coding sequence ATGTCTGTACAAACTATTTTAGTACCTAATAACTCATTAATAACAAAAACTCCAGAAGAAGGAAGAGCCTTAGCTGTAAAAATGGCTCGTCTTATTATAAAACTAACGCAGCCCGATGCTGAAATACGAGATCAATTGCGTCCTACATATGCAAATGATGCTGCTATGTTAATTGCAATTGGTCAAACAATAGCTACTGAATTTGCCACTATTGCTAAAGCTAATAATTATTGGAAGTAA
- a CDS encoding n-acetylglutamate synthase has product MNYHNKKFRPLYNSGNGEVSSDMIFHYQQEKNILTCEYEGQHILKGHLIGKVSDDGVIDMRYHQINKQGELMTGTCTSTPEVGTNGKIKLYEEWQWTSGNKSKGSSVLEEI; this is encoded by the coding sequence ATGAACTACCACAATAAAAAATTTCGCCCTTTGTATAATTCCGGTAATGGTGAAGTTTCAAGCGATATGATATTTCATTACCAACAAGAAAAAAACATACTTACCTGTGAATATGAAGGCCAACATATTTTAAAAGGACACTTAATAGGCAAGGTTAGTGATGATGGTGTGATTGACATGCGATATCATCAAATAAATAAACAAGGAGAGTTAATGACTGGAACTTGTACCTCTACTCCTGAAGTAGGAACTAATGGAAAAATAAAACTCTATGAGGAATGGCAATGGACTTCAGGAAATAAATCTAAAGGTAGTTCTGTTTTAGAAGAAATTTAA
- a CDS encoding UDP-glucose--hexose-1-phosphate uridylyltransferase, producing the protein MNSHLEDYSHKRLNILTGEWVLVSPHRAKRPWQGQEEEVVSIKRPSYDPNCYLCPGNTRANGEVNPEYTDTFVFTNDFAALQSNTPTLKIQEGLLHAELEKGICKVICFSSDHSKTLANMEVSEIVNVVKLWQEEFTTLQVNPSINYIQIFENKGAVMGCSNPHPHGQIWAQSSLPNEIVKKDNQQKKYFEENKKTLLSDYLKQELKEKERILFENEYFIVLVPFWAVWPFETMIIPKKAEPNLAIITLKEQEAFAEAIAKITQGYDKLFNCSFPYSSGIHQIPTSKSANEHWHWHMSFYPPLLRSATVKKFMVGYEMFGMPQRDITAEGAALRLRELI; encoded by the coding sequence ATGAATTCACATTTAGAAGATTATTCCCATAAACGTTTAAACATTTTAACGGGGGAATGGGTGTTGGTATCACCACATAGAGCTAAACGTCCATGGCAAGGGCAAGAAGAAGAGGTAGTGTCAATAAAAAGACCAAGTTATGACCCTAATTGTTATTTATGTCCAGGTAATACAAGGGCTAACGGAGAGGTAAATCCAGAATACACAGATACTTTTGTATTTACAAATGATTTTGCTGCTTTACAAAGCAATACACCAACATTGAAAATACAAGAAGGATTGTTGCATGCGGAGTTAGAAAAAGGAATTTGTAAAGTAATTTGTTTTAGTTCTGATCATTCCAAAACACTGGCTAATATGGAGGTTTCAGAAATTGTAAATGTGGTAAAACTTTGGCAAGAGGAATTTACTACTTTACAAGTCAATCCATCTATAAATTACATTCAAATTTTTGAAAATAAAGGAGCGGTTATGGGATGTAGCAACCCACACCCTCATGGACAAATATGGGCGCAATCAAGTTTGCCAAATGAAATTGTGAAAAAGGACAATCAACAAAAAAAATACTTTGAAGAAAATAAAAAAACGTTATTGAGTGATTATTTAAAGCAGGAACTAAAAGAGAAAGAACGTATTTTGTTTGAAAATGAATACTTTATAGTTTTAGTGCCTTTTTGGGCAGTGTGGCCTTTTGAAACTATGATTATACCTAAAAAAGCAGAACCTAATTTAGCAATCATAACATTAAAAGAACAAGAGGCATTTGCAGAAGCAATAGCAAAAATTACTCAAGGGTATGATAAGTTATTCAATTGTTCATTTCCATATTCTAGTGGTATACATCAAATACCAACTTCTAAAAGTGCTAATGAACACTGGCATTGGCATATGAGTTTTTATCCACCGTTATTAAGGAGTGCAACCGTAAAAAAGTTTATGGTTGGGTATGAAATGTTTGGAATGCCACAACGTGATATTACTGCTGAAGGTGCAGCTTTAAGACTACGTGAATTAATTTAA